TTCTCCGGCCTCGAAGGTGACTTCCGTGAAGGAGTCCGCCAGTTCGGAGAGCAGTGCGTCGTCGGCGTCCCGCAGATACGGAAGTTCCCGGAGGTCGCCCGGGATGATGCGGGGCGAGCCACCGTCGTTGTGGGTGCTGATGCGGTCGTCGCCGAGAACGTAGGTGCGGCGGCGGTTGACACGGAAGACACCCGATTCGACATCCACCCACGGCAGGGCGCGGAGCAGATAACGCGGGGTGATACCGCGCATCTGCGGGCTGGTCTTGGTGGTGGTCGCCAGTTGCCGTGCCGCATCCGGGGTGAGACTCGTCTGGTCGTTCATCACAGGACCTCCTCGACGACGGGCGTGTCAGGTGGCCGGCACCCGGCCGAGCGACACGCGGGAAATCTGATCGTGTGGTCGAGGCCCGTCACCCGCAACCAACCGTTTGCCGGCGTTAGGCCGGAAATATGCGTTGTACGAACTTCGCAATTCCGGATATATGTGCGGCTGCCGGGGTGTGAGGTGCCGCTATGGTGCGCACCCATTCCGGGATCTTCGGAGTCGGGGCCTCCCGATCGCTTTTTCCTGCTACTCGCCGTGCCGGATATGCGACGTGAATTGCTCTCATAACAGTCCTTGGTGAATCTTCAAGGAAGGCTTATGCGGGGGGAGTTGACCCCATTCGACGCCGAACCAAACCATTCTGGGGCTCTTTCTTTCCGCGGCTTCTTGCCTCAGGGTTCGGACCCGGATCCGGGTATGCGCCGAGCCCGGGTATGCGCCGAGCCCGTGCCCCCCCAACAGATGACAGGAGCCGCCTTCCCCGGGGGTGGTGACCCACGGGAAAGGCGGCTCCTGTGCCGTGCCGGTTCCTCCTACTGGGGCTTGAAGGAACGGATCTGGTAGTTGCCCTGCAGATTGCCGCCCGCGCCGGAGGGCGTGGACCCGACGCGCGCGTGGTAGTTGGTCTGCGTGTAGTACTGCACGCGGTGCCGGGTGTTGTTCCATACGGAGCGGACGTTCTGTCCCCGCTGGATGAAAGAGCAGTCGTCGGCGGTGTTCGCCTTGCTGGACTGCGACCACTGGCAACGGGTTCCCCCGCCGTTCCAGTCGCTGTAGATGCAGAAGTACCCGGAGGTGCAGGGGAAGGCCGCCGGGCGGGCGGAGGCCGTGGGAGTCGCGGTCGCGGTGGGTACGGTCCCCAGGGCGGCGGTCAGGGCGGCCGCGGCGACGACGAACGAGCGAAGACGGCGCATGGGAAGAACTCCTTTTCCTCGATGGTGGCCGGCGAGGGGCAGGGCCGCTGCGGGCCGGCCGGGACGTCGCATACGAGCAGGAAAGCCAGGCCACGCCGGGCCGCAGGGGCGACGGGCGGCCGGCCGCGAAGCATCACCAGTATGGTTCGCAGTCGCGATGCCCAATCAGGGCATTTCTGGCCTCCCCAGGGCCTGTCGGGGCGCGACGGCGCAGGCACCGGGCGTACGCCGCACGCACCTCCACGCACGCGAGGAGCGCACTCGCACTCGGTTCACGGTCGGCAAGTCCCGCCCGGTAGCTGCCGGACGGAGTCAGCGCCAACTTGCTTAAGCGCTTCCCCGTTGGTCCGGAACGCAAGGTTCCTGGGTACCTGACGGGTTTGGTGCGCTGTGGGGAAATGCGCCCGGGTATGACCCCGCCGCCCGGACTGCCTCAGGCCTGTGGGGCCTTTGATTGCAAGGGACATCCGTCCAAAGGGGTGCCGCTCCCGATGACTGCTCCGTATTGTCAGCTCGCGCCGGAGCCTTCCCGTCCGGAAGCTCCGTGTGGGATCCCTCCGGGCCCGCGATTCCTGGCAGTGCCTGCACCGAGGAGCAGTGGTGACACCCCTGATCGTACCGGTCATGATCGTATTTGGAATATTTCTGCTTGCCATGGTGACCGTGGGTATCTGGACGTACCAGGACACGCTGACGTTCTCCGACTTCGCCCTGGGCGGGCGCCGGTTGAGTGCGCCACTGGCGGCTCTGTCCGCGGGGGCCAGCGATATGTCCGGCTGGCTGTTCCTCGGCCTGCCCGGGGCGGTGTACGCGGCCGGGATAGGCGCCTCGTGGATTGCCGTCGGCCTCGCCGTCGGTACGTATCTCAACTGGCGTCTGGTAGCGCCGCGTTTGCGTACCTACACCGAGCTGGCCGGCGACGCCAAAACACTGTCGGCATACCTGGAGGAGCGCTTCGAGGACGACAGCAGGATGCTGCGCCTGGTCTCGGCAACCGTCATCGTCGTGTTCTTCACCGTCTACGTGGCCAGCGGCCTCCTGGCCGGGGGAGTGCTGTTCGAGGACATCTTCGGCGGCGGTTTCGAGTTCGCGCTCACCGTCTTCGCCGTGGTGATCGTCGTCTACACCGTCCTGGGCGGCTTCCGCGCGGTGAGTGTGACGCACACGGTGCAGGCCACGGTGATGTTCTGCGCGGCCGTTGCGCTCCCCGTGATCGCTATCGGGCTGCTCGGGGGATTCGGCGCGATGCACAGGCTGCTCGCCCACAAGACACCGTCCCTGCTGGACATGGGAGCCAAGGCCCACTTCGACGGCGCCCGGTGGACGTCCGGTGAGCCGCTCGGCGCGGTGGCCGTCATCTCCCTGCTCGCCTGGGGTCTGGGCTATTTCGGCCAGCCGCACATCCTGGCCCGCTTCATGAGCATCCGCAGCACCCGTGACATTCCGTTGGCCCGCCGCATCGGGGTGGGCTGGGTGGTCGTCTGTCTGGCGGGTGCCTCGCTCGTGGGCCTGGTCGGGATCGCCGCCCTCAACAAGCCGCTGGACAACCCGGAGACCGTCTTCA
This portion of the Streptomyces sp. 2114.4 genome encodes:
- a CDS encoding peptidase inhibitor family I36 protein, with the protein product MRRLRSFVVAAAALTAALGTVPTATATPTASARPAAFPCTSGYFCIYSDWNGGGTRCQWSQSSKANTADDCSFIQRGQNVRSVWNNTRHRVQYYTQTNYHARVGSTPSGAGGNLQGNYQIRSFKPQ
- the putP gene encoding sodium/proline symporter PutP, whose product is MIVFGIFLLAMVTVGIWTYQDTLTFSDFALGGRRLSAPLAALSAGASDMSGWLFLGLPGAVYAAGIGASWIAVGLAVGTYLNWRLVAPRLRTYTELAGDAKTLSAYLEERFEDDSRMLRLVSATVIVVFFTVYVASGLLAGGVLFEDIFGGGFEFALTVFAVVIVVYTVLGGFRAVSVTHTVQATVMFCAAVALPVIAIGLLGGFGAMHRLLAHKTPSLLDMGAKAHFDGARWTSGEPLGAVAVISLLAWGLGYFGQPHILARFMSIRSTRDIPLARRIGVGWVVVCLAGASLVGLVGIAALNKPLDNPETVFIELCAQLVNPWVAGILLVAVLAAIKSTADSQLLVSAMALTEDFYRAFVKRRASDASMVLAARVTVVVVALVAYVIALSGGAVLDIVAYAWAGFGAAFGPVILLSLYWPRMTRAGAMAGIVTGAVTVVLWKQIDPLLGPLRSGIYEMVPGVLAATAAALLFGKFVGRPPRRTWSGPMEKRAAATVPAG